The Larimichthys crocea isolate SSNF chromosome I, L_crocea_2.0, whole genome shotgun sequence genomic interval GCGCTCTGCAAATACCTGTCACGGCCTCAATTAATGTGAaaaccagcagctgcagcagatttTTCTTAATTCGTAAAACAAACTCTGGTGCTATCTGTGGTTTAAATGGGAAACAATACTTATCCCCCTTATTTTAACCTGACAATGTTTGTGAACATAGGCACCTACCGCTACCCAacatttgtcttgtgtttgctgttgtatGCTCTTATTGTCTTAGCTAATTTTCTCATAATAGTGGTAATATCACAAGAGAAAACTTTACATGAGcctatgtatttttttattatgtgtctGTCAATTAACTCTCTGTATGGCTCTGCTGGCTTCTTTTTCAGGTTTCTGAGAGACCTTCTATATGACACTCATTTGATCTCACGATCAGCTTGTTTTACTCAGACCTATGTAATTTACTCCTATGCATCCTATGAGCTCACCCTTTTAGGCATTATGGCATATGATCGATATGTTGCTGTATGTCAACCTTTGCATTACCACAACAAAATGACTTCCAAGCTGGTCTCTAAGTTGGTCACCTTTGCATGGATTTATCCGGCTTTTTCTGTTGGAACCTGTGTTTATCTAGCCTCCAGACTTCCATTGTGTGGCAATAAGATACCAAAGGTGTTCTGTGCCAACTGGCCTATTGTAAAATTGTCATGCATTTCTACAGTGATTAATAACCTTGTTGGCATGCTTGTGTCCACAACCACAGTCTTTCTTCCCCTTGCTTTTGTCCTGTATACATATGCAAGAATCTTTCTTATTTGTAGGAAACGCTCTTCAGAGTTTAAGGCCAAAGTCATACAAAGCTGTCTGCCacacattattacatttgtaAATTATTCCATTACTGTGTTTTGTGATGTTGCTCTCAGCAGAATTGATCTTGAAAATCTGAACCCATTTCTAGCTGTAATTTTATCACTTGAGTTTGTTGTGATTCCTCCCATTTTGAATCCCCTCGTCTATGGCCTGAAGTTACCAGAAATTagaaaacttattttaaaaatgttatcaGGCCCTAAACCTGACAAACAAACTAAGTCTCATAAATAAgagtaacattaacatgttctgtttctgtAAGTAAATGGTCCCATATTGTTTTATCATTACTTTAACATCTTTACACACCTGGCTGGAGCAATGTTTGTCATAAGGGGGTTAATACTTTGCACACAGttactttgttacttttgtttgtaGAGATTTATTTTAGCAATAGTTATTTTTTTGATGatcaatttgtaaaaaaaaaaaaactcaattatTTTTACTAAACATAAGTGTTTTAACTAAATAAtaactgaatacattttctgcTCTTTGATGAAAAGCAGCAttattgtttgaaataaaagagTGCTTGGAACAGGActtgtggactttttttttttttacaatttaaaataaaaactgttgtcATTAAATAAGAATGATGAAATAAACCCTGTTATTGTGAAATAACATTTCAAAGTAATGGGCGTCAagagttttaaacattttggataataaagttgatgtttttagttgatttttaaaataattaaattacattGTCAGTAAGTATTAACATAGGTCAATTTATTTCATGaggtatatttatatattatataaattgaACACTTTGGGTATCTATATTTTTCCTATCCAAGTTTTACATGGGTAGACTATGTCACTATCAAGTAACATCTGCTTGCACTGTAAGGTTAGGGGTGAAGTTTAATGTTACTGTAGAATTTATAGGAAGGAAACAGACATGCCGTCcataaaaaggataaaaaaatcACTTGCAACAAGAAGAAGGGATAGAAAGGAGTGCAGTTTGAAGGGATAAGGATCAGTTAGCGGACACAACTCAAGTTTCTTTTGTTACGTCCAGCCTAGGGGAACCAAACATAACAAGAAGAGGACGCTCCCCTCTTTCCCCACTCCCAAGAATGACCaaggtcacagagctgcagtccaacaaaagatcatttattcaattattattatttttattattttttcaaaagtgGTAGTTTAAAGCTTTAGGGTGAGCATGGCccaagacaacaaacaaaacaatctgaccAAAAACTAACTTACCTaaccaaaacaagaaaaacaaaatacaggttTCTAACCTGCCTCcctataaaataaacaggagaagaaagagataaACCAAAGGAGCTACTCACCCCTACAACTACCTGGACTGCTAAGCTAAAGTCTGCTAAAGCAGACAAGTACAAtttcacagaacagaacacaacacaattCAATACAATACAGCCTGGTGCAGTTGGGAGTAAGGTCAAGAGAAGAGAACGAATGTCTCCAGCGGCGGTCATTTATAGCAGATCCACCAGTCCATTAACTAATCGGCAGgcagcacctggagagagagaccCTAAGGTGGTAGCACCACCTTTAGGCAGGGAGGAACAAcgacacaaaaataacacatactACATTATGACCCTGGGTCataacacttttgttttatttgcgCACACAAACTATAATAATCTTCCACTAGTTAGCCTGCCTGCTACAGGTGTGCTAGTAATATTACCAGTGGTTTCCAACTATTTTAACTAGGTTGTAAACCtgtaatgcaaacacaaacacaatctcaGAATTAATCCTAGGAATTATACAAATGTTCATATAACATTGTCTCTCGTTTTAGCAATTATAACTCACTGACAAGGCGTACTAGTCCCGACGATaactcaaatgaatgaaaaataaactggGCAACTGCGCCCTGCAGCAAATTGCGCATGCTTCCCACACACAACCCGGACATCATGAAaactacaacacacactgcacacaacaaTACAGCAACAGCTGCTGGAAAGTTCTACACCTCCCACTTGGTCTACTGATTTTGGAATCCAAGTAGGCCACCATGACTAGCCTAAACAGTTAAACTGGCGGGGATCCATTACCGAAACATGCAATGGGTGGGGATCCTACACTTGCTCCTCCACTGGTAACAGAACCACCCAGTCTCCTGACGTCTCTGTGGAGAACAGTGGAGGGGCTGTCCATTACATCTCGGCTTATCTTGGGTTGCCCGTCGGACACTGGACAGCTCTGGCATGTCCTCACCTTCACGTCTCATACTACGCCCTTCACATCAGGGCAGGCCTTAACTACTCTACCCAGTCTGAACCGGCCCCTCAATGCGTTCAGGTCAGCTAACCACACCAGGTCTCCCGCTGCAATGTTTCTAGCAGGTGCGTGCCACTTCTGCCGGACGAAGAGGCCCGGACCTGCCAGCTGACTCCACCGTGTCCAGAACTTGTCGACCTCGATCTGGATCGCCCTCAGACACACGACGGGGCAAGTGGGATACTCGCACCCCTGGGTATCTCCGCTGGGCCCCACAAGACCAAGCAGAAGTGAATTGGGAGTGATAACTTCCGCAGCCTCGTCTTGCACCTGGGCCCTGGCACCAATTGGTCTCTCGTCTGACAGGTTATCTGCCAGGTAGAGGAGGGTCTGGAATTCCAGCATTGTCAGGTTACCTCCTTTGCCAAAGCAGCTTAACGCTCTCTTGAGTACATGGACAGCTGCTTCCGCCACCCCATTTCGGTGGGGAGAATCTGCCGGATGAAACACCCATGTCCAGTCGgttcctgcagctgctgccttcTTCTGGATCTGATCCTTATCGATACTACTCAAGAACTTATATAGCTCCTGTAACACTGGCCTGGTGCCCACAAAGTTAGTCCCTTGATCCGACCAGAGTTTTCTTGGGTGACCCCTGAGAGCTGTAAAGCACTGGTACACTTTCAGGAAACCTTCCGTTGACAGATCTTCCACAATGTCTGCATGCACTGCTCTAGAAGCCATACAGCTGAACACCACACCCCAGACTTTCATCTTTGTTCTTCATTTTACAGCATCTTTGACGACATAGGGGCCGAAGAGGTCCAGTGTTGTAAAGGCACAGGTCTTTGAATGCAGTTTCAAGTTCTCTCGCTGTCAGTATTGCCTCCCACTTTGCTGGCATAGAGGCTCTCCCTATGCATGCCAACCACTCACGGCTCTGTGGACATAACCAACTACTCTACAGAGCTTAGTTAGAGAACTGTAGCTGGTTGGATCCACCTGATCTATGAGCGACGCTCCCCACAGCGTTTCTGCTTCCTTGGTCTCAACTGAGGTCACTTCCACCCCATCTACTGAGGACTCTGGAGCCTTACTAACTCTGTCAGGGTTTAATAACTCTTTTGCTTGAGCTCTGGTGAGGACCGCTGAAAAGGCCTTTCTCTGGAGTTTACTGACCATCTCTCTAGCACCGGCTGCCACCCCTGAGGCGGACTTAATGGGCCAATCTTCAACTGGACTAGACAGGAAATTGTGACGCTTTTGCCACATAGGGCTCTCATCCAGTTGTTCAGGAGGGGGTGCCCTCCTGAACTTGTGACTAGATCAGCAATGTTGACCTCACCTGGGATCCACCACCAGTCAGCTACAGGCCCAGCCTTCTGAATCTCTCTGGATGGCACCCAGCACTGTCTAACTATCAATGAAGTGATACCACTTCTCCATGTCCAAGTGCCCATGCTTCAACATGTACCCCTTTAGGTGCAGACCCACAGACCTCAGCCTTGACCGTGTC includes:
- the LOC104936016 gene encoding olfactory receptor 142, with product MGNNTYPPYFNLTMFVNIGTYRYPTFVLCLLLYALIVLANFLIIVVISQEKTLHEPMYFFIMCLSINSLYGSAGFFFRFLRDLLYDTHLISRSACFTQTYVIYSYASYELTLLGIMAYDRYVAVCQPLHYHNKMTSKLVSKLVTFAWIYPAFSVGTCVYLASRLPLCGNKIPKVFCANWPIVKLSCISTVINNLVGMLVSTTTVFLPLAFVLYTYARIFLICRKRSSEFKAKVIQSCLPHIITFVNYSITVFCDVALSRIDLENLNPFLAVILSLEFVVIPPILNPLVYGLKLPEIRKLILKMLSGPKPDKQTKSHK